The nucleotide sequence GCAACTGACGGTGAAATAATCCAATTCGGCCACGGAAGCCTTGGTGGAGTTAAAGGATTTGAAGTGATTGCAGATACCGACATTGAAGAATTTGGAAGAAACATCGGCGAAAAAGCAGTTAGACTGCTTGATGCAAAACCTGCACCTTCAGGACAGTTTACAGTAGTGGCTGACCCAGAACTTACAGGAGTCCTGATTCACGAAGCACTTGGACACGCCACTGAAGGGGATTTAATACTTCAAAACGATTCAATCCTTAAAGACAGAGTCGGTGAGCAGATAGCATCAGACATTGTCAATATCTTCGATGATGCAAGCCGCAAGGACGGATTCGGATACTACCCGTATGATGTTGAAGGTGTAAAAACAAAACCTAACCAGCTGGTTAAGGACGGGAAACTGATATCCCTTTTAAATTCAAGAGAAACAGCATCCCAGTTAGGCATGCAATCATCAGGAAATGCAAGATCAATCATTGCAGACAAACCAATCGTCAGAATGAGTAATACCTACCTGCAGCCTGGAGACAATAGCTTTGAGGAACTGCTTGAAGACATTCCTAACGGAATATATCTTAAAGGTTCCAGAGGAGGGCAAGTGGACACAGGTAAAGGAATATTCCAGTTCAATGCTGCAGAAGGATACATGATTGAAAACGGAGAGTTGAAAACACCTCTAAGAGACGTTTCACTTTCAGGAAACATTTTAGAAACCCTGAAAAACATTGACGCCATTGGAAATGACTTTAGATTAAGTGTAGGATTCTGTGGAAAAGACGGCCAGACCGCACCAGTAGGTGACGGAGGACCTCACACAAGAATATTGAACGCTTTAGTTGGAGGAATGGGACAATGATATCAGAAAGAGCAGGAAATTATTTGGTGAACCTAGCTAAAGAGGCTATCGGACATTACATAGAAACTAAAGAAAGACTGGAAATACCTGAAGATTACCCTATTGAACTGGATGAAAAACTAGGAGTTTTTGTTACATTAAACAAAAACAATGCACTAAGAGGCTGTATCGGTTATGCAGAACCTATTGAAACTGCAATCAATGCAACAATCGATGTGGCTATTGCCGCCGCTTTCAACGATCCAAGATTCAGTGCAGTTACAAAAGACGAATTCCAAATTCTTGATTTTGAAGTGACCGTTTTAACCAGACCTGAACTGATTGAAGTGGCACATCCGGACCAGTACTTTGAAGAAATTGAAATTGGAGTTGACGGACTGATTATCCAAAAAGGATATTCAAGAGGCCTTTTACTTCCGCAGGTAGCTGTTGAAAACGCATTTGGAGTTGAAGAGTTTTTAGAACAGACATGCATGAAGGCAGGAATCAGCGCAGACAGCTGGATGGATGAAAGCTGTGACGTGTACAGATTCCAGGGACAGATATTTAAATAGTGATAAAAA is from Methanobrevibacter sp. and encodes:
- a CDS encoding TldD/PmbA family protein, which codes for MDEYISLFEKVIEKTAPKVDYIDIRSGISDNTSILMKDGNVDEINTGMSLGARIRVLNNGAWGFAYTTDLSKINDITETAIKLSKSLKGDVKLSESEVIKDKLAVDVKIPFKDVSIDEKKEIMKDASDAATIEKVNSTTVGYNDSEINELFMNSEGSEIQVKTSRIRMALNASATDGEIIQFGHGSLGGVKGFEVIADTDIEEFGRNIGEKAVRLLDAKPAPSGQFTVVADPELTGVLIHEALGHATEGDLILQNDSILKDRVGEQIASDIVNIFDDASRKDGFGYYPYDVEGVKTKPNQLVKDGKLISLLNSRETASQLGMQSSGNARSIIADKPIVRMSNTYLQPGDNSFEELLEDIPNGIYLKGSRGGQVDTGKGIFQFNAAEGYMIENGELKTPLRDVSLSGNILETLKNIDAIGNDFRLSVGFCGKDGQTAPVGDGGPHTRILNALVGGMGQ
- a CDS encoding TIGR00296 family protein, encoding MISERAGNYLVNLAKEAIGHYIETKERLEIPEDYPIELDEKLGVFVTLNKNNALRGCIGYAEPIETAINATIDVAIAAAFNDPRFSAVTKDEFQILDFEVTVLTRPELIEVAHPDQYFEEIEIGVDGLIIQKGYSRGLLLPQVAVENAFGVEEFLEQTCMKAGISADSWMDESCDVYRFQGQIFK